Proteins encoded together in one Bombiscardovia nodaiensis window:
- a CDS encoding hydrolase, with amino-acid sequence MDDNAIHQWMIECFGPIQGEMAWQQFSQLPEGVREQMRSQGGGQLPNPSEVRAMMEAFTAGGLNTPEQMKESTQEGPINVKLAKAIALGRVQAKKSDSVVSAAQAEKVAQAMSQANLWLDAVCSFDPAPGQAQALTRASWVEGTLDSWAKFAAPVAQSMNNALLEVLGSRFGDLPQAEISGMFAGPVPIPMPEGLKDPKTLISLLGNTSFAMQLGQAAGEMSSEVHGSFDQGIALLENPAGGLIGQNIVEYATSLEFGEDEVMAFVALQEAAHARLYAAVPWLMPRFEALIGKYARGIDIDLEAMQDQIDQATSLDPESMAGAINIGKVGMQDTPEQEEALHGLETLLALVDGWVDCLVWRAGMAHLPHLEQLREMMRRQRAVGGPAEQTFESLIGLKFRPKRLREAAEVWERMTVQSGSEERDALWSHPDLLPQLPGDANQVQTSPSTGEAQTDEQASASNSAQAEPAQSKNKNEGSKPHVIDWDAELAKLLDDDAQQHDNSDETDGTSGSTNADGPHRPSDNNGHGDTDGPRSPESPNDPSDQ; translated from the coding sequence ATGGACGACAATGCAATCCACCAATGGATGATTGAGTGCTTTGGCCCCATCCAAGGTGAGATGGCCTGGCAGCAGTTCTCCCAGCTGCCCGAGGGGGTGCGCGAGCAGATGCGATCCCAGGGCGGCGGCCAGCTACCCAACCCCAGCGAAGTGCGGGCCATGATGGAGGCATTCACTGCTGGCGGTCTCAACACGCCCGAGCAGATGAAAGAATCCACACAAGAGGGGCCTATCAATGTCAAGCTGGCAAAGGCGATTGCCCTAGGACGGGTGCAGGCCAAGAAATCGGACTCGGTCGTGAGCGCGGCCCAGGCGGAAAAGGTGGCTCAAGCTATGAGCCAGGCCAATCTGTGGCTGGATGCAGTCTGCTCCTTCGACCCGGCGCCCGGCCAAGCTCAAGCGCTGACGCGCGCCTCCTGGGTGGAGGGGACGCTGGACTCTTGGGCGAAGTTTGCCGCCCCAGTGGCCCAGTCTATGAATAATGCCCTGCTGGAGGTGCTGGGTTCGCGCTTCGGGGACCTGCCCCAAGCGGAAATCTCTGGCATGTTCGCGGGTCCGGTGCCTATCCCTATGCCGGAGGGGCTCAAGGACCCGAAGACGCTGATCAGCTTGCTGGGCAACACCTCGTTCGCTATGCAACTGGGCCAGGCTGCCGGAGAGATGTCGAGCGAAGTGCACGGCTCCTTTGATCAAGGCATTGCTCTGCTGGAAAATCCTGCCGGTGGTCTGATTGGACAGAATATTGTGGAGTACGCCACGTCATTGGAGTTTGGTGAGGATGAGGTGATGGCATTTGTGGCCCTGCAAGAGGCTGCCCACGCCCGCCTGTACGCGGCTGTGCCTTGGCTCATGCCTCGTTTTGAAGCGCTGATTGGCAAGTACGCTCGCGGTATCGATATTGACTTAGAAGCTATGCAAGACCAGATTGACCAGGCCACCAGTCTGGACCCTGAGTCCATGGCCGGAGCCATCAACATAGGCAAGGTCGGCATGCAAGACACGCCCGAGCAGGAGGAGGCCCTGCACGGCCTGGAGACCTTGCTGGCCCTAGTGGATGGCTGGGTGGATTGCCTGGTCTGGCGAGCTGGCATGGCTCACCTGCCTCACCTGGAACAACTGCGGGAGATGATGCGTCGGCAACGGGCCGTCGGAGGACCTGCCGAGCAGACTTTTGAGAGCCTGATTGGATTGAAGTTCCGCCCCAAGCGCCTGCGCGAGGCAGCTGAGGTCTGGGAACGCATGACGGTGCAATCTGGCAGCGAAGAACGAGATGCCCTGTGGAGCCACCCCGACCTGCTCCCCCAGTTACCCGGCGATGCCAACCAGGTACAGACCTCACCAAGCACTGGCGAAGCCCAGACCGACGAGCAAGCATCTGCTAGCAACTCGGCTCAGGCAGAACCCGCCCAGAGCAAGAACAAGAACGAGGGAAGCAAGCCACACGTCATTGACTGGGATGCGGAGCTTGCTAAGCTCTTAGACGACGATGCTCAGCAGCACGACAACTCAGACGAGACGGACGGCACTAGCGGATCTACCAATGCTGACGGACCCCATAGGCCTAGCGACAACAATGGCCACGGCGATACTGACGGACCCCGTAGCCCAGAGAGCCCGAACGACCCTTCGGACCAGTGA
- a CDS encoding Lon protease, whose protein sequence is MPVQDQEPQGFSGSQSEPAKQPRGLVAFLSQPYSNRTKALILALLLALFVLVLPSPYVIESPGPTQDVLGRSGSEPVIAIKGAPTFEGKGKLLLLTVNAEGIPGAPASGLQTLIAWADPHATVLPQEVVFPPGQSRQDYDKESKKDMSGSQDSASKQALAFMTKRYGTDTTGVDISMHVEDIGGPSAGLMYTLGAIDKLTPQDETGGQVIAGTGTMEKGGKVGRIGGIRLKMLGAKRDGATWFLAPAGNCDEVVGHVPDGLRDVRVSTLEEAYDALTKIGQGQASSLPHCTVAPSGKS, encoded by the coding sequence ATGCCTGTGCAAGACCAAGAGCCGCAAGGGTTTTCGGGCTCCCAGTCCGAACCAGCTAAGCAGCCGCGTGGGCTCGTGGCGTTCTTGAGTCAGCCTTACTCTAACCGCACAAAAGCGCTGATTCTGGCCCTGCTGCTGGCCCTGTTTGTGCTCGTTCTCCCCAGTCCATACGTCATAGAGAGTCCCGGACCCACGCAGGATGTGCTTGGCCGCTCGGGCTCCGAGCCAGTTATTGCCATTAAGGGCGCGCCGACTTTTGAGGGCAAGGGCAAGCTCCTGCTGCTCACGGTCAACGCCGAAGGCATCCCAGGTGCGCCAGCTTCGGGCCTGCAGACGCTGATCGCTTGGGCTGACCCGCACGCCACCGTTCTGCCGCAGGAAGTGGTTTTCCCGCCCGGCCAGTCCCGCCAGGACTACGACAAGGAGAGTAAGAAGGACATGTCTGGCTCCCAGGACTCGGCCAGCAAGCAGGCGCTCGCTTTTATGACCAAGCGCTACGGCACCGACACCACTGGGGTGGACATCAGCATGCATGTTGAGGACATCGGCGGCCCTTCTGCTGGGCTCATGTACACGCTGGGGGCTATCGACAAGCTCACCCCGCAAGACGAGACTGGCGGCCAGGTGATAGCGGGCACGGGAACGATGGAAAAAGGCGGCAAAGTCGGCCGTATCGGCGGTATACGCCTTAAAATGCTGGGCGCCAAGCGAGACGGGGCAACGTGGTTCCTGGCCCCCGCCGGCAACTGCGACGAGGTAGTGGGACACGTCCCCGACGGTCTGCGCGACGTGCGCGTCAGCACCCTAGAAGAAGCCTACGATGCCCTAACCAAAATAGGCCAGGGCCAAGCCTCCTCCCTGCCTCATTGCACCGTAGCGCCGTCAGGCAAGTCCTGA